From Juglans regia cultivar Chandler chromosome 6, Walnut 2.0, whole genome shotgun sequence, the proteins below share one genomic window:
- the LOC109009822 gene encoding protein DETOXIFICATION 33-like codes for MDADHTPLLSNNHSNQDEEEKLSTVKKFGSESRKLWKLAGPAIFTAICQYSLGALTQTFAGLVGELDLAAVAVENSVIAGLAFGVMLGMGSALETLCGQAYGAGQIRMLGIYMQRSWVILLTTACILVPVYVWSPPILELVGETTEISEAAGKFAVWMLPQLFAYAMNFPIQKFLQAQRKVLVMAWISVVVLVLHAFFSWLLIFKLGWGLTGAAVTLNTSWWLIVIAQLLYIFITKSDGAWDGFSWLAFADLWGFVKLSLASAVMLCLEFWYLMVLVVITGRLPNPLVPVDAISICMNINGWDAMIALGFNAAISVRVSNELGAGNARAAKFSVLVVSVTSVAIGVVCMILVFATRDYFPYLFTTSEAVGKETTKLAVLLGVTVLLNSLQPVLSGVAVGAGWQAIVAYINIGCYYIVGLPAGILLGFTFGLGAQGIWSGMIGGICLQTIILIVVTSMTNWNKEAEQAESRVKRWGGSTGEH; via the exons ATGGACGCAGATCACACCCCACTTCTGAGTAATAACCACAGCAACCAGGATGAAGAAGAGAAACTGAGCACCGTTAAGAAGTTCGGGTCCGAGTCGAGGAAGCTTTGGAAGCTCGCCGGTCCGGCAATCTTCACCGCCATATGTCAGTACTCACTCGGTGCGCTCACTCAGACATTTGCGGGTCTTGTCGGGGAGCTCGATCTCGCCGCTGTGGCTGTCGAAAACTCGGTCATAGCCGGGCTCGCCTTTGGGGTCATG TTGGGAATGGGAAGTGCATTGGAGACTTTGTGTGGGCAAGCATACGGTGCGGGGCAGATAAGGATGTTGGGGATATACATGCAGAGATCGTGGGTCATTTTGTTGACTACTGCTTGTATTTTGGTTCCCGTCTACGTTTGGTCTCCTCCCATTCTTGAGCTCGTTGGGGAAACAACTGAGATATCTGAGGCCGCTG GAAAATTTGCTGTGTGGATGCTTCCACAGTTGTTCGCATATGCAATGAATTTTCCAATCCAAAAGTTCCTACAAGCACAGAGAAAAGTCCTTGTCATGGCATGGATATCGGTTGTGGTGCTGGTGCTACATGCATTCTTTAGTTGGTTGCTAATATTCAAGCTTGGGTGGGGCCTAACTGGAGCAGCAGTCACTTTGAACACATCATGGTGGCTCATAGTTATTGCTCAATTGCTCTACATTTTCATCACCAAGTCGGATGGTGCTTGGGATGGATTCTCATGGCTAGCATTTGCAGACTTGTGGGGCTTTGTGAAGCTTTCACTGGCTTCTGCTGTAATGTTATG CTTGGAGTTTTGGTACTTGATGGTACTGGTGGTGATAACAGGCCGTTTGCCGAATCCTCTAGTCCCAGTTGACGCCATCTCTATCTG CATGAACATAAATGGTTGGGATGCAATGATTGCGCTTGGGTTCAATGCTGCGATAAG TGTGAGGGTATCAAATGAACTTGGAGCTGGCAATGCTCGGGCTGCAAAGTTTTCGGTGCTGGTGGTTTCTGTCACATCCGTTGCCATAGGGGTTGTTTGCATGATTTTAGTATTTGCTACAAGGGACTATTTCCCTTACCTTTTCACCACCAGTGAAGCTGTTGGTAAGGAAACTACTAAACTTGCTGTCTTGCTGGGAGTCACAGTGCTTCTAAACAGCCTTCAACCAGTCTTATCTG GTGTTGCCGTTGGAGCTGGATGGCAAGCTATTGTCGCTTACATCAACATCGGATGCTACTACATTGTGGGATTGCCGGCCGGCATACTTCTGGGATTCACATTTGGTTTGGGAGCTCAG GGTATTTGGTCAGGGATGATTGGAGGCATTTGTCTGCAAACCATAATCTTGATAGTAGTGACTTCAATGACAAACTGGAACAAGGAA GCTGAACAAGCAGAGAGCCGCGTGAAGAGATGGGGAGGATCAACCGGAGAGCATTGA